In Rathayibacter sp. VKM Ac-2762, one DNA window encodes the following:
- the ispG gene encoding flavodoxin-dependent (E)-4-hydroxy-3-methylbut-2-enyl-diphosphate synthase has product MPAVNLGLPKVPMTLAPRRKSRQIKVGKVLVGGDAQVSVQSMCTTPTTNINATLQQIAELTASGCDIVRVAVPSRDDAEALPIIAKKSQIPVIADIHFQPNYVYAAIDAGCAAVRVNPGNIRKFDDQVGKIAAAAKAAGVSIRIGVNAGSLEPSILQKYGKPTPEALVESAVWEASLFEEHDFHDFKISVKHNDPVVMVKAYRQLAERGDWPLHLGVTEAGPEFQGTIKSATAFGILLGEGIGDTIRVSLSAPPAQEVKVGLQILQSLNLRERKLEIVSCPSCGRAQVDVYTLANDVTAGLEGMSVPLRVAVMGCVVNGPGEAREADLGVASGNGKGQIFVKGEVIKTVPEAEIVQTLIEEANRLAAEMPADDTSTGAPVVTVGAN; this is encoded by the coding sequence GTGCCAGCAGTGAATCTGGGTCTTCCCAAGGTCCCCATGACCCTCGCCCCCCGCCGCAAGTCCCGCCAGATCAAGGTGGGCAAGGTGCTCGTGGGCGGTGACGCGCAGGTCAGCGTCCAGTCGATGTGCACCACACCGACGACGAACATCAACGCGACCCTCCAGCAGATCGCCGAGCTCACCGCGTCCGGCTGCGACATCGTCCGCGTCGCGGTGCCGAGCCGCGACGACGCGGAGGCGCTGCCGATCATCGCCAAGAAGAGCCAGATCCCGGTCATCGCCGACATCCACTTCCAGCCCAACTACGTCTACGCCGCGATCGACGCCGGCTGCGCCGCGGTCCGCGTGAACCCCGGCAACATCCGCAAGTTCGACGACCAGGTCGGCAAGATCGCCGCCGCCGCGAAGGCCGCCGGCGTCTCGATCCGCATCGGCGTCAACGCCGGCTCGCTCGAGCCGAGCATCCTGCAGAAGTACGGCAAGCCCACCCCCGAGGCCCTCGTCGAGAGCGCCGTCTGGGAGGCCAGCCTCTTCGAGGAGCACGACTTCCACGACTTCAAGATCTCGGTCAAGCACAACGACCCCGTCGTCATGGTGAAGGCCTACCGCCAGCTCGCCGAGCGCGGTGACTGGCCCCTCCACCTCGGCGTCACCGAGGCCGGCCCCGAGTTCCAGGGGACCATCAAGTCCGCCACCGCCTTCGGCATCCTCCTCGGCGAGGGCATCGGCGACACCATCCGCGTGTCCCTCTCGGCCCCGCCCGCGCAGGAGGTCAAGGTCGGCCTGCAGATCCTCCAGTCGCTGAACCTCCGCGAGCGCAAGCTCGAGATCGTCTCCTGCCCCAGCTGCGGCCGCGCGCAGGTCGACGTCTACACGCTCGCCAACGACGTCACCGCCGGCCTCGAGGGCATGAGCGTCCCGCTGCGCGTCGCCGTCATGGGCTGCGTCGTCAACGGACCCGGCGAGGCCCGCGAGGCCGACCTGGGCGTCGCCTCCGGCAACGGCAAGGGCCAGATCTTCGTCAAGGGCGAGGTCATCAAGACCGTCCCCGAGGCCGAGATCGTCCAGACCCTCATCGAGGAGGCCAACCGCCTGGCCGCCGAGATGCCGGCCGACGACACCTCGACCGGAGCCCCGGTCGTCACCGTCGGCGCGAACTGA
- a CDS encoding proline--tRNA ligase, with amino-acid sequence MVTRLSHLFVRTLREDPADAEVAGHRLLVRAGYIRRQAPGVFAWLPLGLRVKRRIERIIHEEMEAAGAQEVHFPALLPREPYELSGRWTEYGDGVFRLKDRKDADYMLAPTHEEFFTLLVKDLYSSYKDLPLSIYQIQDKYRDEARPRAGLLRGREFTMKDAYSFDYTDAGLDASYQRQRDAYERIFARLGLEYVIVQADAGAMGGSRSEEFLHPTPVGEDTFVRSAGGYAANVEAYRTPVPAALPVEGLPEARVFDSPDTPTIQTLVDLANATQPRPDGRAWTAADTLKNVVLALTALDGTRELVIVGLPGDRDVDLKRAEVAFAPAEVEAATAEDFAKHPGLVKGYIGPWSAEGAVLGEESATGVRYLLDPRVVDGTAWITGANVSGQHVLDLVAGRDFHGDATVEVADVRTGDEAPDGSGPIETARGMEIGHVFQLGRKYADVLGLKVLDENGKLVTVTMGSYGIGVTRILAIIAEATHDDRGLLWPANVAPFDVHVIATGKDAAALELAESIGASLEAAGRDVLIDDRPKVSPGVKFGDAELIGVPVIVIAGRGAADGIVELWDRRSGEREQLPVAEALARLGA; translated from the coding sequence GTGGTCACCCGTCTCTCGCATCTGTTCGTCCGCACGCTCCGGGAGGATCCCGCCGACGCCGAGGTCGCGGGCCACCGCCTCCTCGTCCGCGCGGGCTACATCCGCCGTCAAGCGCCCGGCGTCTTCGCCTGGCTGCCGCTGGGCCTGCGCGTCAAGCGCCGCATCGAGCGGATCATCCACGAGGAGATGGAGGCGGCCGGCGCCCAGGAGGTGCACTTCCCCGCGCTCCTGCCCCGCGAGCCCTACGAGCTCTCGGGCCGCTGGACCGAGTACGGCGACGGCGTGTTCCGCCTGAAGGACCGCAAGGACGCCGACTACATGCTGGCTCCCACGCACGAGGAGTTCTTCACGCTGCTCGTGAAGGACCTCTACTCCTCCTACAAGGACCTGCCCCTGTCGATCTACCAGATCCAGGACAAGTACCGGGACGAGGCGCGGCCCCGCGCGGGCCTCCTGCGCGGCCGCGAGTTCACGATGAAGGACGCGTACTCCTTCGACTACACCGACGCCGGCCTCGACGCGAGCTACCAGCGCCAGCGCGACGCCTACGAGCGGATCTTCGCCCGCCTGGGCCTGGAGTACGTGATCGTGCAGGCCGACGCCGGAGCGATGGGCGGCTCCCGGAGCGAGGAGTTCCTGCACCCCACCCCCGTCGGCGAGGACACCTTCGTCCGGTCGGCGGGAGGGTACGCGGCGAACGTCGAGGCGTACCGCACGCCCGTCCCCGCGGCGCTGCCCGTCGAGGGCCTGCCCGAGGCGCGCGTCTTCGACTCGCCCGACACCCCGACCATCCAGACCCTGGTCGACCTGGCGAACGCGACGCAGCCCCGCCCCGACGGCCGCGCCTGGACCGCCGCCGACACCCTGAAGAACGTCGTCCTCGCGCTCACCGCGCTCGACGGCACCCGCGAGCTCGTGATCGTCGGCCTGCCCGGCGACCGCGACGTCGACCTCAAGCGCGCCGAGGTGGCCTTCGCCCCGGCCGAGGTCGAGGCCGCCACGGCGGAGGACTTCGCGAAGCACCCCGGACTGGTCAAGGGCTACATCGGACCCTGGTCGGCCGAGGGAGCCGTCCTGGGCGAGGAGTCGGCGACAGGCGTCCGCTACCTGCTCGACCCGCGCGTGGTCGACGGCACCGCCTGGATCACCGGGGCCAACGTCTCCGGGCAGCACGTCCTCGACCTGGTCGCCGGCCGCGACTTCCACGGCGACGCCACCGTCGAGGTCGCGGACGTCCGCACCGGCGACGAGGCGCCCGACGGCTCGGGCCCGATCGAGACCGCCCGCGGCATGGAGATCGGCCACGTCTTCCAGCTCGGCCGCAAGTACGCCGACGTCCTCGGGCTGAAGGTGCTCGACGAGAACGGGAAGCTCGTCACCGTCACGATGGGCTCCTACGGCATCGGAGTGACCCGCATCCTCGCCATCATCGCCGAGGCCACCCACGACGACCGCGGACTGCTGTGGCCCGCGAACGTCGCGCCGTTCGACGTGCACGTGATCGCGACCGGCAAGGACGCGGCGGCTCTCGAGCTCGCCGAGTCGATCGGCGCCTCCCTCGAGGCCGCCGGCCGCGACGTGCTGATCGACGACCGCCCGAAGGTCTCGCCCGGCGTCAAGTTCGGCGACGCCGAGCTGATCGGGGTGCCCGTGATCGTCATCGCGGGCCGAGGAGCGGCCGACGGGATCGTCGAGCTGTGGGACCGCCGGTCCGGCGAGCGCGAGCAGCTCCCGGTCGCCGAGGCGCTCGCCCGGCTGGGCGCCTAG
- the nusA gene encoding transcription termination factor NusA has protein sequence MDIDLSVLRLMEREREIPFEELVQIIEQAILTAYLKHIGQADDADKATAVDARVHLDRKTGHVSVFVPELDEEGAVVGEAEDSPRDFGRIAAFAAKQVINQRLRDIADEHVLGEFKGREGDIVAGVIQQGPNPRMIHVDLGSIEAILSPEEQVPGEDYSHGRRIRVYVTSVGRGPKGPSVQVSRTHPSLVRKLFALEVPEIASGVVEIVSLAREAGHRTKIAVRATEPGVNAKGACIGELGQRVRAVTAELNNEKIDIVDYSSDLPTFVASALSPAKVTSAFVIDQSLKAVRALVPDYQLSLAIGKEGQNARLAAKLTGAKIDIQPDSVMDGE, from the coding sequence GTGGACATCGACCTGAGCGTTCTGCGACTCATGGAGCGCGAGCGCGAGATCCCCTTCGAGGAACTCGTGCAGATCATCGAGCAGGCGATCCTGACCGCCTACCTCAAGCACATCGGCCAGGCCGACGACGCCGACAAGGCCACCGCCGTCGACGCGCGAGTGCACCTCGACCGCAAGACCGGTCACGTCTCGGTCTTCGTGCCCGAGCTCGACGAGGAGGGCGCCGTCGTGGGCGAGGCCGAGGACTCCCCGCGCGACTTCGGCCGCATCGCCGCCTTCGCCGCGAAGCAGGTCATCAACCAGCGCCTGCGCGACATCGCCGACGAGCACGTGCTCGGCGAGTTCAAGGGCCGCGAGGGCGACATCGTCGCCGGCGTCATCCAGCAGGGCCCCAACCCGCGGATGATCCACGTCGACCTCGGCTCCATCGAGGCGATCCTCTCGCCCGAGGAGCAGGTGCCCGGCGAGGACTACAGCCACGGACGCCGCATCCGCGTCTACGTCACGAGCGTCGGCCGCGGACCCAAGGGCCCGTCGGTCCAGGTGTCCCGCACCCACCCGTCGCTGGTGCGCAAGCTGTTCGCCCTCGAGGTCCCCGAGATCGCGTCCGGCGTGGTGGAGATCGTCTCCCTCGCCCGCGAGGCGGGCCACCGCACCAAGATCGCGGTGCGCGCGACGGAGCCCGGCGTGAACGCCAAGGGCGCCTGCATCGGCGAGCTCGGCCAGCGCGTGCGCGCGGTGACCGCCGAGCTCAACAACGAGAAGATCGACATCGTCGACTACTCCTCCGACCTGCCGACCTTCGTCGCCAGCGCGCTCTCGCCCGCCAAGGTGACCAGCGCGTTCGTGATCGACCAGAGCCTCAAGGCCGTCCGGGCGCTCGTCCCCGACTACCAGCTCTCGCTCGCCATCGGCAAGGAGGGCCAGAACGCCCGCCTCGCCGCCAAGCTGACCGGCGCGAAGATCGACATCCAGCCCGATTCGGTGATGGACGGGGAGTGA
- a CDS encoding YlxR family protein, producing MEAVRTCVGCRLRAPRASLLRLVLHSNVLAVDPRAVRPGRGAWLHDTADCYELAVKRRAFGRAFRTRESVDASELEQYIARSDRLGPSTGGAGAAHDHTIENRQNGP from the coding sequence GTGGAAGCCGTCAGAACGTGCGTCGGCTGCCGTCTGCGCGCCCCCCGGGCCTCTCTTCTGAGGCTGGTCCTCCACTCGAACGTCCTCGCGGTAGACCCGCGTGCCGTCCGTCCTGGTCGGGGAGCGTGGCTCCACGACACAGCCGACTGCTACGAGCTCGCGGTCAAGCGCCGCGCGTTCGGAAGAGCGTTCCGGACACGCGAGAGCGTGGACGCGAGCGAGCTGGAGCAGTACATCGCACGATCCGACCGGCTCGGCCCCTCGACCGGAGGGGCCGGAGCAGCGCACGATCACACCATAGAGAACAGGCAGAACGGCCCGTGA
- the infB gene encoding translation initiation factor IF-2, producing MAKPRVHEIASELGVDSKVALAKLKELGEFVKGPSSSIEPPVARKLRQALQGQGGSSAGASATPAAPAAGARPGAPRPSGARPSAPTPGPAKPPAPAPAPPMSVAERQAQAQAAQEAAAAQRAQAAKDAPAEAVAPAPTEGPAAPAAAESRRPARPRRTQARDPASGSAANTPRPGGASGGSNRPGGTPRPGNNPFASNQGMGQRPAAPRPGNNPFASSQGMGSRPTPGNIPRPAAPRPGAPRPGGPGMGQRPAGFGQRPGGPGGGAGRPGGAGRPAGGGFQRPGGAPGAGGGFAPRPGGGGGRGRGPGGGTAGAFGRGGGKSKARKSKRTKRQEFELREAPSLGGVSVPRGDGRTVIRLRRGASISDFADKIEAMTGVPVPPGNLVTVLFALGEMATATESLDEATFEVLGSELGFKIQVVSPEDEDKELLEGFGLDLEQELDDETDEDLEIRPPVVTVMGHVDHGKTRLLDAIRNANVVAGEAGGITQHIGAYQVVAEHEGIERPITFIDTPGHEAFTAMRARGAQVTDIAILVVAADDGIMPQTIEALNHAQAANVPIVVAVNKVDKPDANPAKVRQQLTEFGLVAEEYGGDVMFVDVSARAGTGIQDLLDAVLLTADAGLDLRANPNKEARGVAIEAKLDKGRGAVATVLIQSGTLRVGDAIVAGTAYGRVRAMADENGNAVLEAVPSRPVQVQGLSSVPRAGDTFLVTEEDRTARQIAEKREAAQRNALLAKARKRISLEDFTRALEEGKVESLNLIIKGDVSGAVEALEESLVKIEVDDSVQLRIIHRGVGAITESDVNLATIDNAIIVGFNVRPDPKARERAAREGVDIRFYSVIYNAIEEVENSLTGMLKPEFEEVQSGVAEIREVFRSSKFGNIAGVIVRSGTITRNSKARVIRDGVVVGDNLAIESLRRFKDDVTEVRTDYEAGIGLGKYNDIQIGDEIETIEMKEKPRG from the coding sequence GTGGCAAAACCACGCGTACACGAGATCGCATCCGAACTGGGTGTCGATAGCAAGGTCGCACTTGCGAAGTTGAAGGAGCTCGGCGAGTTCGTCAAGGGCCCGTCCTCGAGCATCGAACCCCCGGTGGCGCGCAAGCTCCGCCAGGCCCTCCAGGGCCAGGGCGGTTCCTCCGCGGGAGCGTCGGCGACCCCGGCCGCCCCCGCCGCCGGCGCCCGTCCCGGGGCCCCGCGCCCCTCCGGCGCGCGTCCGTCCGCGCCCACGCCCGGACCGGCCAAGCCGCCCGCTCCGGCGCCCGCACCGCCGATGTCTGTCGCCGAGCGCCAGGCCCAGGCTCAGGCAGCCCAGGAGGCCGCGGCCGCTCAGCGCGCCCAGGCAGCCAAGGACGCGCCCGCCGAGGCCGTCGCTCCGGCTCCGACCGAGGGCCCCGCGGCTCCGGCCGCCGCCGAAAGCCGGCGTCCGGCGCGACCCCGGCGGACCCAAGCCCGTGACCCCGCGTCCGGCTCCGCCGCGAACACCCCGCGCCCCGGCGGCGCCTCGGGCGGCTCCAACCGCCCCGGCGGCACCCCGCGCCCGGGCAACAACCCGTTCGCCAGCAACCAGGGCATGGGACAGCGTCCCGCCGCCCCGCGCCCCGGCAACAACCCCTTCGCCAGCTCGCAGGGCATGGGATCGCGTCCGACCCCGGGCAACATCCCCCGCCCCGCTGCTCCGCGCCCCGGCGCGCCCCGACCCGGCGGACCCGGCATGGGCCAGCGCCCCGCCGGCTTCGGCCAGCGTCCCGGCGGACCCGGCGGCGGAGCAGGACGTCCCGGCGGTGCCGGTCGTCCGGCCGGCGGCGGCTTCCAGCGCCCCGGCGGCGCTCCCGGTGCCGGTGGCGGCTTCGCCCCGCGTCCCGGTGGCGGCGGCGGTCGCGGTCGCGGGCCCGGCGGTGGAACCGCAGGAGCCTTCGGTCGCGGCGGCGGCAAGAGCAAGGCCCGGAAGTCCAAGCGCACGAAGCGTCAGGAGTTCGAGCTCAGGGAGGCCCCGTCGCTCGGCGGCGTCAGCGTCCCCCGCGGCGACGGCAGGACGGTCATCCGTCTGCGCCGCGGCGCGTCGATCTCGGACTTCGCCGACAAGATCGAGGCCATGACCGGCGTGCCGGTGCCCCCCGGCAACCTGGTCACCGTCCTCTTCGCCCTCGGCGAGATGGCGACGGCCACCGAGTCGCTCGACGAGGCCACCTTCGAGGTGCTCGGCTCCGAGCTCGGCTTCAAGATCCAGGTCGTCTCGCCCGAGGACGAGGACAAGGAGCTCCTCGAGGGCTTCGGTCTCGACCTCGAGCAGGAGCTCGACGACGAGACGGACGAGGACCTCGAGATCCGTCCCCCCGTCGTCACCGTCATGGGTCACGTCGACCACGGAAAGACGCGCCTGCTCGACGCGATCCGCAACGCCAACGTCGTCGCCGGCGAGGCGGGCGGCATCACGCAGCACATCGGTGCGTACCAGGTCGTCGCGGAGCACGAGGGCATCGAGCGCCCGATCACCTTCATCGACACCCCGGGTCACGAGGCGTTCACCGCCATGCGAGCCCGCGGTGCCCAGGTCACGGACATCGCGATCCTCGTGGTCGCGGCGGACGACGGCATCATGCCGCAGACCATCGAGGCGCTGAACCACGCCCAGGCGGCCAACGTGCCGATCGTGGTCGCGGTGAACAAGGTGGACAAGCCCGACGCCAACCCGGCCAAGGTGCGCCAGCAGCTCACCGAGTTCGGGCTCGTCGCCGAGGAGTACGGCGGAGACGTCATGTTCGTCGACGTGTCGGCTCGCGCGGGCACCGGCATCCAGGACCTCCTGGACGCCGTGCTGCTCACCGCGGACGCCGGTCTCGACCTGCGCGCCAACCCCAACAAGGAGGCGCGCGGAGTCGCGATCGAGGCGAAGCTCGACAAGGGACGCGGTGCGGTCGCGACCGTGCTCATCCAGTCGGGAACGCTGCGCGTCGGAGACGCGATCGTCGCCGGAACTGCTTACGGCCGCGTCCGTGCGATGGCGGACGAGAACGGCAACGCCGTCCTCGAAGCCGTGCCGTCGCGTCCGGTGCAGGTGCAGGGACTCTCGTCCGTGCCCCGCGCCGGCGACACCTTCCTCGTCACCGAGGAGGACCGCACGGCCCGTCAGATCGCCGAGAAGCGCGAAGCCGCTCAGCGCAACGCCCTGCTGGCCAAGGCCCGCAAGCGCATCTCGCTCGAGGACTTCACCCGTGCTCTCGAGGAGGGCAAGGTCGAGTCGCTCAACCTCATCATCAAGGGCGACGTGTCCGGTGCCGTCGAGGCGCTGGAGGAGTCGCTCGTCAAGATCGAGGTCGACGACTCGGTGCAGCTGCGCATCATCCACCGCGGTGTCGGTGCGATCACGGAGTCGGACGTCAACCTCGCGACGATCGACAACGCGATCATCGTGGGCTTCAACGTCCGCCCCGACCCGAAGGCCCGCGAGCGCGCTGCTCGAGAGGGAGTGGACATCCGCTTCTACTCGGTCATCTACAACGCGATCGAAGAGGTCGAGAACTCGCTCACGGGCATGCTCAAGCCCGAGTTCGAGGAGGTCCAGTCCGGTGTCGCCGAGATCCGCGAGGTGTTCCGCTCCTCCAAGTTCGGCAACATCGCGGGTGTCATCGTCCGCTCCGGCACGATCACCCGCAACTCGAAGGCGCGCGTCATCCGTGACGGCGTCGTGGTCGGGGACAACCTGGCCATCGAGTCGCTGCGTCGCTTCAAGGACGACGTCACGGAGGTCCGTACGGACTATGAGGCCGGTATCGGTCTCGGAAAGTACAACGACATCCAGATCGGCGACGAGATCGAGACGATCGAGATGAAGGAGAAGCCGCGAGGCTGA
- the rbfA gene encoding 30S ribosome-binding factor RbfA: MADPARARKLAERIQVIVAKRLERGLRDPRLGFVTITDVQVTGDLQHASVFYTVYGTDEERADSAAALKAATGMLRTEVGRNITSRLTPSLEFILDAVPENAKHIEDLLAAARSQDSQVQSLAAQADYAGEADPYVKPREDDED; encoded by the coding sequence ATGGCAGATCCGGCCCGGGCGAGGAAGCTCGCCGAACGTATCCAGGTGATCGTCGCGAAGCGGCTCGAGCGCGGTCTCCGCGACCCGCGCCTCGGCTTCGTCACCATCACCGATGTCCAGGTGACCGGCGACCTGCAGCACGCCTCGGTGTTCTACACGGTCTACGGCACCGATGAGGAGCGCGCCGATTCGGCCGCGGCCCTCAAGGCCGCCACCGGAATGCTCCGCACCGAGGTGGGCAGGAACATCACGTCCCGGCTCACGCCGTCGCTCGAGTTCATCCTCGACGCGGTGCCCGAGAACGCGAAGCACATCGAGGATCTGCTCGCCGCCGCGCGCAGCCAGGACTCGCAGGTGCAGTCGCTCGCCGCTCAGGCGGACTACGCCGGCGAGGCCGACCCCTATGTGAAGCCCCGCGAGGACGACGAGGACTAG